From Anopheles darlingi chromosome 2, idAnoDarlMG_H_01, whole genome shotgun sequence, the proteins below share one genomic window:
- the LOC125951118 gene encoding anaphase-promoting complex subunit 4 yields the protein MATLGKPAANRNAMKQTSNKNIGGRVDVLRWSEEMDLLAIGTEKGEVILQRLKWQKVWQLLPPEEGLKVRGIAWRPGENLIAIGYSNGTILQLDIETKDVVHSFSVQSDISCMNWTDNGESDETANHTWNSIHQNHATFLPTLPVLSTLCSSTKPASYNPMDFCRKHILNVLLVGTVTGQLHLSALGMLPAGRVDVLAMAGLPPSTNARIHEAQMSFNFKQLVVALEQDTGLTVIVLENNLLHKYAGSLLNLSINYAQILSTMTYINDTIDCIVETWETVLLEMDKKLTQYADDHPGDSISADFLELLMFGTTSPGLEEFLLRDLSEKGLRRLGNSMDLCYATIQRLVVVPLYNAIYALFYHLNVLEGMLQNRVYYGALMIRTASQALRDCGAFQIKCFELQQTIDYSKRDFKIFFRWLCSVIVRLMDEPLQEHYPTITQQELTYLANFLAQFDDSYNSADTTVTEDSQRKLIGLRRKFNLERVGQYLEDKPLLHKADGSELSQWKQMLKENECFQNSPNVFPHREDHSLLQEQKRVKESIRLLFEQPSAALGGAFRPKNLLTLQQQTAPTANEAIRSFASCNHPVDNVTLVSIIQSSNSLLLVECYAEGGMKMVRLRFEDKPYFDQPIGTLSFRHAQFYNADTLSLLLHTQPEGQAVAGGSYYLQLALGPIREILRSTELREGARTLTEETDGCRVLNAYTFIDECALKLLDGNDGHRIAVSGKRNVTAILSESRRNIRLYDMDAQDEEEEEEDDDRLENSSQLNSSLDNSQESIHQPQ from the exons ATGGCCACCCTCGGAAAACCGGCAGCGAATCGAAATGCGATGaaacaaacgagcaacaaGAATATCGGCGGCCGAGTGGACGTTCTGCGATGGAGCGAAGAAATGGATTTGCTGGCCATCGGCACGGAAAAGG GTGAAGTTATCCTGCAGCGCttaaaatggcaaaaagtgTGGCAACTACTGCCGCCGGAGGAGGGACTGAAGGTACGTGGAATTGCTTGGCGACCCGGTGAAAACCTGATTGCGATAG gctACAGCAACGGAACGATCCTCCAGCTAGACATCGAAACGAAGGATGTGGTGCACAGTTTCTCCGTACAGTCCGATATCTCCTGCATGAACTGGACGGACAATGGGGAGAGTGATGAAACTGCTAATCATACCTGGAACTCGATCCAT CAAAACCATGCTACCTTCCTGCCCACCCTGCCCGTTCTAAGTACCCTCTGCTCGTCGACTAAACCGGCTAGCTACAATCCGATGGATTTCTGCCGAAAACACATCCTTAACGTACTGCTCGTGGGTACCGTGACCGGGCAGCTGCACCTATCAGCGCTTGGTATGCTGCCAGCTGGTCGCGTTGACGTGTTGGCGATGGCTGGCCTGCCGCCTTCCACGAACGCCCGTATCCACGAGGCACAGATGAGTTTCAACTTCAAACAGCTAGTGGTCGCACTCGAGCAGGACACGGGCCTAACTGTGATTGTACTCGAGAACAATTTGCTACACAAATACGCCGGTTCACTGCTGAATTTGTCCATCAACTACGCCCAAATTCTCAGCACAATGACGTACATCAACGATACCATCGATTGCATTGTGGAAACCTGGGAAACGGTGTTGCTCGAGATGGATAAAAAGTTGACGCAGTATGCCGATGACCATCCAGGCGATTCGATTTCGGCCGACTTCCTCGAGCTGCTCATGTTTGGTACAACGTCGCCCGGACTCGAGGAGTTCTTGTTACGGGATCTCTCCGAGAAGGGTTTACGCCGGCTCGGTAACAGCATGGACCTGTGTTACGCCACGATACAGCGACTGGTCGTGGTACCACTGTACAATGCCATCTATGCGCTCTTCTATCATCTAAATGTGCTCGAAGGTATGCTGCAGAATCGGGTCTACTACGGTGCGCTTATGATTCGCACCGCTTCCCAGGCACTACGGGACTGCGGAGCATTCCAGATTAAATGCTTCGAGCTGCAGCAAACGATCGACTACTCGAAACGAGATTTCAAGATCTTCTTCCGCTGGCTATGCTCCGTGATCGTGCGGCTAATGGATGAACCGCTACAGGAACACTATCCCACGATCACACAACAAGAGCTCACCTATTTGGCCAATTTTCTCGCCCAATTCGACGATAGCTACAACTCGGCCGACACCACGGTCACCGAAGACAGCCAACGGAAACTGATCGGGCTCAGGCGTAAGTTTAACCTCGAACGGGTCGGACAGTATCTGGAAGATAAGCCCCTTCTTCACAAGGCGGACGGTAGCGAATTGAGCCAGTGGAAACAGATGCTGAAGGAAAACGAATGCTTCCAGAACTCGCCGAACGTGTTTCCCCATCGTGAAGATCACTCACTGCTGCAGGAACAGAAGCGTGTAAAGGAAAGCATTCGGCTACTGTTCGAGCAGCCCAGTGCGGCACTTGGTGGTGCCTTTCGTCCCAAAAATCTACTCACCCTCCAACAGCAGACCGCTCCGACCGCCAACGAAGCTATCCGTTCTTTTGCCTCCTGCAACCACCCGGTGGACAATGTGACTCTGGTTTCGATCATTCAGTCGAGCAACagtttgctgctggtcgagtGTTACGCTGAAGGGGGCATGAAGATGGTACGATTGCGCTTCGAAGATAAACCGTACTTTGATCAACCGATCGGGACCCTTAGCTTCCGGCATGCACAGTTCTACAACGCCGATACGCTCTCCCTGTTGCTCCATACTCAACCGGAAGGACAGGCGGTTGCCGGTGGTTCGTACTACTTGCAGCTTGCGCTCGGACCCATCCGTGAGATTTTGCGTTCGACCGAGCTACGCGAAGGTGCACGTACACTCACGGAAGAGACAGATGGATGCCGCGTCCTGAACGCGTACACATTCATTGACGAGTGTGCGTTGAAGCTGCTGGACGGTAACGATGGCCATCGGATTGCCGTGTCGGGCAAACGGAACGTTACCGCGATTCTATCCGAATCGCGGCGCAATATACGCTTGTACGATATGGACGcgcaggacgaggaggaagaagaagaggatgacGATCGATTGGAAAACTCCTCCCAGCTCAACAGCAGTCTCGACAATAGCCAAGAGTCGATCCATCAACCGCAGTAG
- the LOC125951168 gene encoding N-acetylglucosamine-6-phosphate deacetylase, with translation MASSLSVSLAEQDLQLTQFRNCRVLRNHQLVTDDLWVRNGKIIDPEKVFFDEKLSADQQIDCHGAIIAPGFIDLQINGGYGVDFSFDVNTVEQGVAKVAKGLLAHGVTSFCPTLVTSPSATYHTVLPRIPRQAGGRHGATVLGCHVEGPFINTNKKGAHPPECIREFDEGIKTVREVYGSLDNVQIITLAPEKRGSSEVIQELSSSGITVSVGHSMANLSDGEEAVRHGARLVTHLFNAMLPFHHRDPGLVGLLTTDNIPKDALVYFGIISDGVHTHPAALRIAYKTHPAGLILVTDAISAMGLAEGRHRIGQMEIEIRSGRAYVAGTNTLCGSIAPMDECIRFFKTASSCSIEYALEAASLHPARCLGIETKKGTLEYGADADFVLLDDGLNVQSTWIAGDCVYRRDQATIVSNGI, from the exons ATGGCCTCGTCGTTGAGCGTTTCACTAGCGGAGCAGGATCTGCAACTGACCCAGTTCCGGAACTGTCGCGTACTACGCAATCACCAGCTAGTAACGGATGATCTTTGGGTGCGCAACGGGAAAATCATTGACCCCGAAAAGGTGTTCTTCGATGAAAAGCTATCCGCTGATCAACAGATCGACTGCCACGGAGCAATCATCGCGCCCGGATTCATCGACCTACAGATTAATG GTGGTTATGGAGTGGACTTTTCCTTCGATGTCAATACCGTCGAGCAGGGTGTAGCAAAGGTGGCCAAAGGGCTGCTAGCGCACGGAGTAACGTCCTTCTGTCCCACGCTCGTCACTTCACCTTCGGCAACGTATCATACGGTGCTGCCAAGGATACCACGCCAAGCGGGTGGCCGCCATGGGGCTACCGTGCTGGGATGCCACGTTGAGGGACCGTTCATTAATACGAACAAAAAGGGTGCCCATCCGCCGGAGTGTATTCGCGAGTTTGATGAG GGCATAAAGACGGTTCGTGAGGTTTACGGTTCGCTGGATAACGTGCAGATCATTACGCTTGCCCCCGAGAAGCGGGGCTCGTCGGAAGTGATTCAGGAactgagcagcagcggtataacggtttcggttggccaTTCCATGGCTAATCTGAGCGATGGCGAGGAAGCGGTCCGGCATGGGGCGAGGCTTGTGACGCATCTCTTCAACGCTATGCTACCA TTCCATCATCGTGACCCAGGCTTGGTGGGATTGCTTACAACGGACAACATTCCAAAGGATGCTCTCGTGTACTTTGGCATCATCTCGGATGGTGTGCACACGCATCCGGCTGCTCTCCGAATCGCCTACAAAACCCACCCGGCCGGATTGATATTGGTCACGGATGCCATCTCTGCAATGGGTCTGGCCGAGGGTCGTCATCGGATCGGACAGATGGAGATTGAAATTCGATCGGGACGTGCTTACGTTGCTGGCACGAATACGCTCTGCGGTAGTATCGCACCGATGGATGAGTGTATCCGGTTCTTCAAAACAGCATCCA GTTGTTCTATCGAATATGCGCTTGAGGCGGCTTCACTGCATCCGGCGCGCTGTTTGGGAATCGAAACCAAGAAGGGAACGCTCGAGTATGGTGCGGATGCCGATTTTGTGCTGCTGGACGATGGTTTGAACGTGCAGTCAACGTGGATTGCCGGTGACTGTGTTTATCGGCGAGACCAAGCGACGATCGTGTCGAACGGTATTTGA
- the LOC125951164 gene encoding uncharacterized protein LOC125951164, with product MKETVLTNNEKSFVQKAILESIRVDGRKLDEFRKLRISFGSEWGMVHVLLGQTRALARVTCEVVQPKATRPNEGMLFVNVELGPMAAPHFDGGRQSDESVHLNRILERALKDSGCVDLESLCLVAEEKVWNLRIDVTVLNHEGNVIDCCSIAALTALAHFKRPDITVDGENVIVHTLEEKEPIKVTLFHYPICVSYAIFNKGTVAVADPSYLEERVAEAMMVFGINSYGELCGLHLGGITLTSADLLLRTSVKASKRARMLVEKIKSAIAKDAADREKGLPVGFTESIERNEVTVYAQDRLHVRLRHFKLRGAATGESADEDDEEQEDGTVEKMDTAGESATASENILRLETNPQEESMEEDIVECGDSGVVSVPKSTTNQWLTEEELMAVEKKGKMKRTKTPEKTVKKKKVRSEQKTPSKTKSDTVEIDGSSDEETVTLTASDL from the exons ATGAAGGAAACGGTTTTAACAAATAACGAAAAGAGTTTCGTCCAAAAAGCCATTTTGGAATCGATC CGTGTCGACGGACGAAAACTCGATGAGTTCCGGAAACTCCGCATAAGCTTCGGCAGCGAGTGGGGCATGGTGCATGTCCTGCTTGGACAAACCCGTGCTCTGGCGCGGGTTACTTGCGAAGTGGTGCAACCGAAAGCTACACGTCCCAACGAAGGGATGCTGTTCGTAAATGTGGAGCTGGGACCGATGGCCGCTCCGCACTTTGACGGAGGGCGTCAATCCGATGAGAGCGTCCATTTAAATCGGATTCTTGAGCGCGCCCTCAAGGATTCGGGTTGCGTCGATCTGGAATCCCTTTGCCTGGtggcggaggagaaggtgtGGAACCTGCGAATCGATGTGACCGTCCTGAACCACGAGGGTAACGTTATCGATTGCTGTTCGATCGCGGCGCTGACCGCGCTGGCACACTTCAAGCGGCCCGACATCACCGTCGACGGCGAGAATGTGATCGTGCACACgctggaagagaaggaaccgATCAAGGTTACGCTGTTCCATTATCCGATCTGTGTGAGCTACGCCATCTTCAACAAGGGTACGGTCGCGGTAGCGGATCCTTCATATCTGGAGGAACGGGTGGCTGAGGCCATGATGGTGTTCGGTATCAACTCGTACGGTGAGCTATGCGGACTGCATCTAGGAGGAATAACTCTGACGAGCGCtgacctgctgctgcgaacCTCAGTGAAGGCCAGCAAACGAGCCCGGATGCTGGTGGAAAAGATCAAATCAGCCATCGCGAAGGATGCGGCCGATCGTGAAAAGGGCTTACCTGTCGGGTTTACCGAGAGCATCGAAAGGAATGAAGTGACGGTGTACGCACAGGATCGGTTGCACGTGCGCTTGCGACATTTCAAGCTGCGTGGAGCAGCTACTGGTGAATCagcggatgaggatgatgaggaacaAGAGGACGGCACTGTAGAGAAAATGGACACGGCCGGAGAATCAGCAACAGCGAGTGAAAATATCTTGCGACTTGAAACGAACCCACAGGAGGAATCGATGGAAGAGGACATAGTGGAATGCGGTGACAGTGGTGTGGTTTCCGTTCCGAaatcaaccaccaaccagtggCTTACGGAAGAAGAGTTGATGGCCGTTGAGAAGAAGGGCAAGATGAAACGAACCAAAACGCCCGAGAAAAcggtaaaaaagaaaaaagttcGCTCGGAGCAAAAGACCCCCTCGAAGACAAAGTCGGACACCGTAGAAATCGATGGTAGCAGTGATGAAGAAACGGTAACCTTGACAGCCTCCGATTTGTGA
- the LOC125951136 gene encoding piggyBac transposable element-derived protein 3-like has protein sequence MSGAYKNADLWKTEEEYLENDDGDSTTEIEYVEEYIELEEDQNPIAEEKYELLTLEPYDIALENSVWTSERMPYDQGDTSIAGRKIAQSRSGPLGLGKQAKTPTECLALFLDADVIATITEYTNERIKVEQSNYTRDRDANPTDEIEIKALFGILFLVGSMGSGRQSIDYLFDGKRGTGVEAVYLAMSVHRFHFLLRCLQFDDPVTAAEEVEADKLAPVRAIYERVVNNFQKYYRPSNHLTMDALYVPFKGNCDFRQTFSMPPIKPGFRFYALVDCSIPYTCNLEICVPDNHNPHNLSDAPEDVALRMTEPIQGKHKTVTLGKSFVSLETLKRLYRSRTMAIGEIPKTYPDIPKAFGTSKGRTEGSTLFAYHEMVTLMSHLTKRHDPLTLMTTCTDEEDDSEPIEEMEEDTESRAELRNQELLKSGEPRLVNRYNETKNTVKIIQQMCVMYDTTRNTRRWQLTIFLNLMNLSAINAWCLHRINNADTNVNRRDFLIDIALDLIRPQTRRRLDSKTLPRMLRTRIGMFLGLSREEYEDVPVLPVSRKGARGRCYLCGRTRNKTTRISCDSCGKFTCHAHCAYICHTCCTVEPDQA, from the coding sequence ATGAGCGGCGCATATAAGAACGCCGATTTATGGAAGACGGAAGAGGAATATCTtgagaatgatgatggagattCGACAACCGAGATAGAGTACGTAGAAGAGTACATCGAACTGGAGGAGGACCAAAACCCGATTGCCGAGGAAAAGTACGAGCTGTTAACCCTAGAACCTTATGATATTGCTTTGGAAAACTCGGTATGGACAAGCGAACGAATGCCGTACGATCAGGGCGACACTAGTATTGCAGGTCGCAAGATAGCTCAATCGCGATCTGGTCCGTTGGGGTTGGGCAAGCAGGCCAAAACCCCAACCGAGTGTCTCGCTCTGTTTCTCGATGCTGATGTTATCGCCACGATCACCGAGTACACGAATGAGCGTATCAAGGTGGAACAGAGTAACTacacgcgcgatcgcgatgctaATCCGAcggatgaaatcgaaatcaaggCCCTGTTTGGGATTCTGTTTCTAGTGGGTAGCATGGGGTCGGGCAGACAGAGCATCGATTATCTGTTCGACGGTAAACGGGGTACGGGCGTGGAGGCCGTCTATCTCGCGATGTCGGTACACCGGTTCCACTTTCTGCTTCGGTGCCTCCAGTTCGATGATCCCGTCACTGCCGCCGAAGAAGTCGAAGCGGACAAGCTAGCACCGGTGCGAGCGATCTATGAGCGGGTGGTGAACAATTTCCAAAAATATTACCGCCCCAGTAACCACCTCACGATGGACGCCCTGTACGTGCCGTTCAAAGGGAATTGCGACTTTCGTCAAACCTTCTCGATGCCACCGATTAAGCCAGGATTCCGATTCTATGCGCTGGTAGACTGTTCCATTCCGTACACATGCAACCTAGAGATCTGTGTACCGGACAACCATAACCCCCACAATTTGAGCGATGCGCCCGAAGATGTGGCACTGCGAATGACGGAACCAATCCAGGGCAAGCATAAGACAGTCACATTGGGTAAGAGTTTTGTCTCGCTGGAAACATTGAAAAGACTATACCGCAGTCGAACGATGGCCATCGGGGAAATCCCAAAGACCTACCCGGACATTCCGAAAGCGTTCGGAACTTCCAAGGGCCGTACCGAGGGTAGTACGTTATTTGCGTATCACGAAATGGTAACACTCATGTCGCATTTGACCAAGCGCCATGATCCTCTCACGCTCATGACCACCTGTaccgacgaagaagacgacaGCGAACCAATCGAGGAAATGGAGGAAGACACAGAGTCCAGGGCAGAATTGCGGAACCAAGAGCTACTGAAATCGGGTGAACCGCGGCTAGTGAATCGGTacaatgaaaccaaaaatacAGTCAAAATCATTCAGCAGATGTGCGTGATGTACGATACCACGCGCAACACCCGCCGCTGGCAGCTGACTATCTTCTTGAACCTCATGAACCTGAGCGCTATCAATGCGTGGTGTCTCCACCGGATCAACAACGCGGATACCAACGTGAATCGGAGGGATTTTCTAATAGATATCGCCCTGGATCTGATACGCCCTCAAACCCGACGCAGGCTGGATAGTAAAACATTGCCACGCATGCTCAGGACACGGATTGGCATGTTTCTCGGTTTGTCTCGCGAGGAGTACGAAGATGTTCCAGTTCTCCCGGTATCTCGGAAAGGTGCACGGGGTCGGTGCTACCTGTGCGGACGCACACGGAACAAGACGACCCGCATATCGTGTGATTCCTGCGGCAAATTCACCTGCCATGCGCACTGTGCGTACATATGCCACACTTGCTGTACGGTTGAACCAGACCAAGCATAA